In Bubalus kerabau isolate K-KA32 ecotype Philippines breed swamp buffalo chromosome 4, PCC_UOA_SB_1v2, whole genome shotgun sequence, one DNA window encodes the following:
- the LOC129651434 gene encoding basic proline-rich protein-like codes for SPPPPSSPPPPPSSPPPLSPPPPSPPPPPSPPPPSPSLSPPPPSPPPPPPSQPPTPPSSSPSLSPPPPSPPPPPPSPPPPPPSPPPPPSPSLSPPPPPPPSPPPPPSPSLSPPPPPPPSPPPPPPSPPPPSPPPPSSSPPPSSPPPPPSSPPPLSPPPPSPPPPPSPPPPSPSLSPPPPSPPPPPPPSPPPPPSSSPSLSPPPSPPPPSSPPPPPSSPPPLSPPPPSPPPPPSPPPPSPSLSPPPPSPPPPPPSQPPTPPSSSPSLSPPPPSPPPPPPSPPPPPPSPPPPPSPSLSPPPPPPPSPPPPPPPPPSPPPPPPSPPPPPPSPPPPPSPSLSPPPPPPPSPPPPPSPSLSPPPPPPPSPPPPPPSPPPPSPPPPPPSPPPPPPPPPPSPPPPPPSSSPSLSPPPPSPPPPPPSPPPPPSPSLSPPPPPPPPPSPPPLSPPPPSPSSPPPPPSPPPPPSSPPPLSPPPPSPSSPPPPPSPPPPSPPPSPPPPSPPPPPSPPPPSPPPPSPPPPSPPPPPPPSSPPPPPSPPSPPPPPPPPPSPPPPPPPPPPPSPPPPSPPPPSPPSLSPPPPPPSPPPPPSPPPPPPPSPPPPPSPPPSPPPPPSPPSPSPP; via the exons tcaccaccaccaccatcatcaccaccaccaccaccatcatcaccaccaccactatcaccaccaccaccatcaccaccaccaccaccatcaccaccaccaccatcaccatcactatcaccaccaccaccatcaccaccaccaccaccaccatcacaaccaccaacaccaccatcatcatcaccatcactatcaccaccaccaccatcaccaccaccaccaccaccatcaccaccaccaccaccaccatcaccaccaccaccaccatcaccatcactatcaccaccaccaccaccaccaccatcaccaccaccaccaccatcaccatcactatcaccaccaccaccaccaccaccatcaccaccaccaccaccaccatcaccaccaccaccatcaccaccaccaccatcatcatcaccaccaccatcatcaccaccaccaccaccatcatcaccaccaccactatcaccaccaccaccatcaccaccaccaccaccatcaccaccaccaccatcaccatcactatcaccaccaccaccatcaccaccaccaccaccaccaccatcaccaccaccaccaccatcatcatcaccatcactatcaccaccaccatcaccaccaccaccatcatcaccaccaccaccaccatcatcaccaccaccactatcaccaccaccaccatcaccaccaccaccaccatcaccaccaccaccatcaccatcactatcaccaccaccaccatcaccaccaccaccaccaccatcacaaccaccaacaccaccatcatcatcaccatcactatcaccaccaccaccatcaccaccaccaccaccaccatcaccaccaccaccaccaccatcaccaccaccaccaccatcaccatcactatcaccaccaccaccaccaccaccatcaccaccaccaccac caccaccaccaccatcaccaccaccaccaccaccatcaccaccaccaccaccaccatcaccaccaccaccaccatcaccatcactatcaccaccaccaccaccaccaccatcaccaccaccaccaccatcaccatcactatcaccaccaccaccaccaccaccatcaccaccaccaccaccaccatcaccaccaccaccatcaccaccaccaccaccaccatcaccaccaccac caccaccaccaccaccaccatcaccaccaccaccaccaccatcatcatcaccatcactatcaccaccaccaccatcaccaccaccaccaccaccatcaccaccaccaccaccatcaccatcactatcaccaccaccaccaccaccaccaccaccatcaccaccaccactatcaccaccaccaccatcaccatcatcaccaccaccaccaccatcaccaccaccaccaccatcatcaccaccaccactatcaccaccaccaccatcaccatcatcaccaccaccaccaccatcaccaccaccaccatcaccaccaccatcaccaccaccaccatcaccaccgccaccaccatcaccaccaccaccatcaccaccaccgccatcaccaccaccaccatcaccaccgccaccaccaccaccatcatcaccaccgccaccaccatcaccaccatcaccaccgccaccaccaccaccaccgccatcaccaccaccaccaccaccaccaccaccaccaccatcaccaccaccaccatcaccaccgccaccatcaccaccatcactatcaccaccaccaccaccaccatcaccaccaccaccaccatcaccaccgccaccaccaccaccatcaccaccaccaccgccatcaccaccaccatcaccaccaccaccaccatcaccaccatcaccatcaccacca